The region CAAAAGATCTACCGGGCGCTGGCTCAAGGGGTGGCGCGGCAGGAGGCGTATGAGATTCTCACGCCTATCGGGCTGGTGCCGCACCCGCGCCTGGGTTCGGTGTGGGCGGCCAGCGCTGGAGGTAAAGCGTCGAAGTCGTCGGCGAAGGTGATCTCGCGGACTGCAGCGACCACGACCTTTGAGGTGAGGCTGGGTTCGGGGAGGCCTCATCAGATCAGGATCCATCTGGCTTCCATCGGGCATCCCCTGGTGGGCGATCCTCTATATGGCTCGACAGGCCTGCCGCTTGACGATCTTCCGGGGCTTCCGGGCGATGGAGGGTATCTGCTGCACGCCCAGTTTCTGAAGTTTCATCATCCCGTCACGGGAGAACAGATCGAGCTTGAGGCGGCTTTGCCTTCTGGCTTCTTGCATCCGTAGGACGGATACCGGGCATGATGAGATCTGTGCCTGCAAGGCATCAAATAGGTGAGGGGTCTTATTTCAAAGGAGTTACGGATCTTCAGAGGCTTTTCGTGTGCATGCCGGTTGGGCTCATTGAGTTGGCCGAACAACTCAGGGTGCGATTTGAGGGTCCAACCAAGAGAAGAACGAGGTACACGCGAATGTCGATTCTGAAATCTCTTACCGTTTCCGCTCTTGCGCTAGGTATGTTGGGAGCTTCCCACGTGGCACCGGCGCAGATTTCTATTGGAATTGGAGAGCCGTCCTGCCCGTATGGGTACTACGACTATGCTCCCTACAACTGCTCGCCTTATGGGTACTATGGGCCGGATTGGTTCAATGGCGGCGTGTTCATTGGTGCGGGTCGCTGGTATCACGGCGGACGTGGGTTCTATGGACATGTGGACAATCGCTACGATCCGCGGCATGGCTATAACGGGCCTTATCCGGACCGCGGTGTGCAGCCGTTCAACCACTTCCAGGGCAATGAGGCTCGGGATGGGTTTGGGCATGTTGGCAATGCCGGACATGATGCAGGCGGCGAGCATGGCGGCGGATTTGTCGGACATGGCGGTGTGCCGGGTGGCGGCGGTCATGGCGGCGGCGGACACCACTAGATTGATTGCGTAATGAACGCAGAAAGACCCGCTGATGATGGCGGGTCTTTCTGCGTCGCCTTGTGTCTCCGGCTCAGGTGTGGCGGATGGTGAGCTTCTTTTCGAGGAGGCCTAGGGCTGAGTCTGCGATGAGGGCGAGGAGGGCGGCGGGGATGGCTCCGGCGAGGACGAGGCCGTTGTCTACGGAGGCTACGCCGCGGAAGATGAGCTCGCCGAGGCCGCCTGCGCCTATGGCCGCGGCGATGGTGGCTACGCCTACGCAGGTTACGGTGGCGGTGCGGAGGCCGGCCAGGATGACGCTCGCGCCAAGGGGGAGCTCGACCTTGAGGAGGCGCTGGGTGGGGGTCATGCCCATGGCGGCGGCTACGTCGATCAGGGCGGGATCGACCGAGCGGATGCCGGCGTAGGTGCTGCGGAGGATGGGCAGGAGGGCGTAGCCGGTGAGGGCGAGGATGGCTAGTCTTGCGGCGTTTTCTCCCAGCCAGGGGACGGGGAGGAGGAGGCCGAAGAGGGCGAGCGAGGGGATGACCTGGATGATGTTGGCGATGGTGATGATGGGTTTGGCGAGGCGCTCGTGACGGGTGAGGAGGATGCCGGTGGGGATGCCTACTGCTGCGGCCAGGGCCATGGCGAAGAAGGTGAGCCAGAGGTGCTCGAAGGTTAGGCGGGCTATCTCTGAGGCGTGCTGGTGGAGGAAGGTCATGCGGCTTCCTCCGGGTTTGTGGGTTGGGCTGGAGGCGGTGGAAGGGTCGCGCTTTGCGCGATGCCCACCCTAACCGCGATACGACCGCGGTGAGGGTGGGGCACACGAGTTGAGTGGTGATGGAGGAAGGGGGTCATGCGGGGGTCCCCCTGTGTACTGCGCGGACGTAGGTCTGGACGTGGGCGTTGGGGGAGGTGAGGACCTCTGCGGAGTTCAGGTCGGCTACTACTTCGCCGGCTTCGAGGAAGATGACGCGGTGGGCCAAGTAGAGGGCTTCGTCGAGGTCGTGGGTGACGAGGAGGACGGTTTTGTTGAGTTTCTGGAGAAGGGCGCGGAGGGTGGTCTGGATCTCGGCTCGGGTGATGGGGTCGAGGGCTCCGAAGGGCTCGTCCATGAGGAGGATTTCGGGGTCGTGAGCGAGGGCTCTTGCGAGGCCTACGCGCTGGCGCTGGCCGCCCGAGAGCTGCCAGGGGTAACGGGTGGCCAGGGCGGGGTCGAGGCCGGTTAGGGCGAGGACTTCCGCTGCCCGGTTGCGGAAGGTTTGTTTGGTCTGGCCGGGTTCGGGGCCGGCGATCTCCAGGGCGAGGGCGGCGTTGCGCTCGACGGTCATGTGGGGGAAGAGGCCGGTCTCCTGGATGCAGTAGCCGATGGTGCGGCGGAGGTCGGTGAGGTTGCGGAGGTGGTTGGGAACGCCTGCGATGCGGATCTCGCCGGCGGTGGGGGTGACGAGGGCGTTGACCATGCGGAGGAGGGTGGTCTTGCCGGAGCCGGAGCGGCCGAGGAGGGCGGTGGTGGTTCCCTGCTCGAGGGCGAGCGAGACTTTGTCAATCAGGGTGCGGGACTGGACGGCGTAGGAGACTTCTGCGAACTCTATGGCGGGGGTGGGCATAGTTCGCGGCTCCGATGCGGTGGACGTCTTTGCCTCATCTCAGTCTTTGCCTCATCTCAAGGAGGCGGTCGATTTCTACCGAAATCGATACCCCACCCTGTCCCACGGTAAAACTGTGGTCCGAGGATGGGGCACCCGATGAGGTTATGCCTCGGGTTGGGGTTCCTGAGTGGGGGTTGGAGCGGCGTCCGGGTTGGGCTCTTCGGGGGTCGGTTGGGGGAGGGTGGGGGTGTCTGAGGGTGCTTCAGGGGCTCCCTTGACGCGGACGACGGTGATCTTGTCAAAGCCCTCTTTGAAGACGGGAGGGCGAAGGCGCTCGGCCATCTTCTGCATGACCTCGTCGGTGACCTGGCGGTCGCGCTTGGAGTTGCGCTCCATGCAGACGGCGAGGGGGACGTCGAAGAAGACGGCCTGGACCTCGTACCCGAAGGACTTGGCCATCTTGATCCACTGGCGGCGCTCATGCGGGCTGAGGTTGGTGGCGTCGACGTAGTTCCAGGGCATCTTGGCGATCAGGCGTGCGCGGAGGAGCGAGCGCAAGGTGCTGAAGACGAGGCCCTGGTAGCGCTGGTCCGTGATGTCGTCAAAGAGGATGGTGCGGAGCATGTCCGAGGACAGGGGCGAGACGCCGCGGCGCTTGTACCAGGTGGTCTTGCCGGAGCCGGGGAGGCCGATGGTGAGGACGACGTAGCCGCGGGGAGCCTTGGGCGAGACGGCCTCCGGGCCGGGGGGCGGGGTGGCGAGAGACTCGGGCTGGGTCTCTACGACGACCTTCTTTTCAGCCTCGGGGTCGGCGGGGGCGAAGCCTTCCGGGGGGGCGGAGGGCTCGAAGCCCTCGGGACCTTCGGGTTCGGGCTGCGCGTGCTTCGCGGCGACCGGAAGAAGATCGATAGGAAGCTCGGTGGTGCGGGAGATGACGGGTTTAACCGGTTCCGGTTTGGGGGCTTCGGGTTTGCGCTCGATCGGGTCCGGGTAGGTGGGGCGGAGGGGGGCAAGCTGGCCGGTGGGCAGTTCCTGGCCGCTTTTGCCGGTGGACTCGGACTCGTTGGGTCCACGTCTGGTGCGTCTTCTCATCTGGTTCAGTATCCATTCGCGCATGTGGCGCTTATTCTCTTGGGCTTCGGCGGGCGCGTGTGAGGCGGCGCGAAGTTCTCAGGTTTCGATGGCAGGGTGCGACGGGCGCGGTCCCTGTATCTAATGACGCTTGTAACACAGGGGTTGGGCGGGGGCAAATGCGGATGCGTCAGGGGATGCCGGGTTTGCACCCCCCGAGCGGCTTTGATAGCCTGCGGAGTGATAGCAAGGAGAGCAATACTATGGCAGTGAAGGTTGGGATCAACGGCTTCGGCCGCATTGGACGGAATGTGTTTCGAACGGCTCTGGGAAATCCGGAGATCGAGTTCGTTGCGGTGAACGATCTGACGACGCCGGCGACGCTGGCCCATCTGCTGAAGTACGACTCGATTCTGGGGAATCTGAAGAACACGATCTCCCATGGGGCGGACTACATCGAGGTCGATGGGAAGAAGATCAAGGTGTTTGCGGAGCGCGACCCGAGCAAGCTGGACTGGGCGAGCGTGGGGGCGGAGATCGTGGTGGAATCGACGGGGTTCTTTACGGATGCGGAGAAGGCGAAGGCGCACCTGGGAACGACCGTGAAGAAGGTAATCATTTCCGCGCCGGCGACCAATGAGGACCTGACCGTGGTGCTGGGCGTGAACGATGACAAGTACGATGCGAGCAAGCATCATGTGATTTCGAACGCGAGCTGCACGACGAACTGCCTGGCTCCGGTGGTGAAGGTGCTGCACGATACGTTTGGGATTGCGAGCGGGATCATGACGACGATCCACAGCTATACGAACGACCAGGTGATCCTGGATACGCCGCATAAGGATCTACGGCGGGCTCGGGCGGCTGCTTTGAGCATGATTCCTAGTTCTACCGGCGCGGCCAAGGCGCTGAAGCTGGTGGTGCCGGAGATGGCTGGGAAGCTGGATGGATTTGCGATTCGGGTTCCGACTCCGAACGTATCGGTCGTGGACCTGACGTTTGTGGCGGAGAAGCCAATCTCGGTGGAGACGATCAATGCGGCGATCAAGGCTGCTTCTGAAGCCGGACCGATGGTTGGGATTCTGGGCTTTACGGACGAGGAGCTTGTGAGTACGGACTTCCGGGGGGATTCTCGGTCGTCTATTTTTGACTCGAAGCTGACGAAGGTTGTTGGGCAGACTGGGAAGGTGATCAGCTGGTACGACAATGAGTGGGGGTATTCGAGCCGGGTGAAGGATCTGGTTTTGTTTTTGGTGGAGAAGGGGCTGTAGAGTTTTTCATCCTAACTTCAGCAATGGGGCTCAGACAGTTGTCTGGCCCTTTTGCTTGTGGGTTACAACCACATCCAGGAAGCGAGTAACCTAAAGTGATGAATGAGCGACAGAACTTTGCGGGGACTTCTGAGTACGAGGATGTGATTGGGTTCTCGCGGGCGGTGCGGGTTGGGCGGCATGTGATGGTGTCGGGGACTGGGCCGGTGGGGTGCGATGACGCGGATGTTGCGGGGCAGACGGATCAATGTCTGACTTTGATTGCGGCGGCGCTGAAGAGCGCGGGGACTAGCTTTGAGCATGTAGTTCGGACGCGGATGTATCTGACCGACCGGAATGACTGGGAGGCTGCGGGGCGGGTGCATGGGAAGTTCTTCAAGCTGGTGAAGCCGGCGGCTACTATGGTTGTGGTCGCAGGATTGATCGATCCGCGGTGGAAGATTGAGATTGAGGCGGATGCGCTGATTCCAGGCGACGCTACGGATGCTCCAGGAGAAGACGAGTAATGGCTAAGCTGTCGATACGGGATCTTGAACTGGGTGGGAAGCGCGTGCTGATTCGCGTGGATTTCAATGTGCCGCTGTCCAAGGATGGCAGGGAGATTCTGGACGATACGCGGATTCGGGAGACGGTGCCGACGATCGAGTATGCGCTGCGGCGGAAGGCTCGGGTGGTGCTGTGTTCCCACCTGGGGCGGCCTAAGGGGAAGGTTGTTCCGGCGCTGAGTCTGCGGCCTGTGGTGGATCGTCTGCGGGAGCTGCTGGATCATGTGCTGGGCGAAGATGAGAACGTCGGGTTTGCGCCGGATTGCGTGGGCGAGGTGGCGACAGAGCTGGTGAATGGGCTGGAGCAGGGGCAGACACTGCTGCTCGAGAACCTGCGGTTTCATGCGGGGGAAGAGGCCAACGATCCGGTTTTTGCGAAGAAGCTCGCGGCTCTGTGCGATGTGTATGTGAACGATGCTTTTGGAAGTGCGCATCGGGCTCATGCATCGACGGAAGGGATTACGCATTTTGTGAAGGAGTCCGCGGCTGGGTTGCTGATGGAGTCGGAGCTGGAGCACCTGGGGAAGGCGCTGACGGAGCCGGATAAGCCGTTTGTGGCGATCATTGGGGGGGCGAAGGTGTCGGACAAGATCGGGGTGATCGAGGCGATGCTGGAGAAGGCGGATGCGGTGCTGATCGGTGGTGGGATGGCTTATACGTTTCTGCGGGCGATGGGGCAGGATACGGGTAAATCGCTGGTGGAGGTGGACAAGGTTGATGTGGCCGGGGAGACGCTGAAGAAGGCTGCGGCCAAGGGTGTGCGGTTCCTGCTGCCGGTGGATCATGTGGTGGCGGACAGATTTGCCGCGGATGCTGCGCGTGGGGTCTGGAAGGCGCCGGCGGGGATTCCGGAGGACAAGATGGCTCTCGACATTGGGCCGGAGACGGTGGAGTTGTTTGCGGCAGAGATTGCGGGGGCTCGGACGGTGCTTTGGAATGGGCCGATGGGGGTGTTTGAGTTCCCTGCTTTTGCCGTGGGAACGAACGCGATTGCAGAGGCTGTGGCCGGGAACGATGAGGCCACGACAATTGTGGGGGGCGGGGATTCTGTATCGGCGATCCATAAGTCGGGGTTTGCGGGGAAGATCACGCATATCTCGACCGGGGGTGGGGCTAGTTTGGAGTTTCTGGAGGGGAAGGTTCTGCCGGGGGTTGAGGCGCTTACGGAGCGGTTGTAAGACGGGAGATGAGGCCTGAGATCATCTTGCGGACTTCGACGATCTCTTCTGTGAGCGATTGGAACTGAGTCTCCGGCAGGTGGCCGAGATCTCGTGAAAGCAGGAGCAGGTATTCCAGTTCTGTAATGGCTGCGCGGCTTCTGCGGAGTTCGATTGCGAATTTGGCATCGCTCCCTCTGCCACTTCCCTCTGCGATTTTGGAGGCGACCGAGATTGCAGTTCTTCTCAGGTTGAGCAAGAGCCCGAAGCGCTCGGCTTCTGGCATGGCTTCGGATGCTTCATAGATGTGGAGGACGAGGAGGTGGGCTCGCTTCCACACTGCCAGTTGGCGGAAGTCTTGCATTAACTTTCTTCTCCGGAAGAGATTGTGGTCAGGACAGAGGGTTTTCTTCCAGCTGCCAGCTATGAGCTATCAGCTGCCAGCTTGGTCGAGGTCAGTATAGATCGTTGCCTATCTTCGGATGAAGATGGGATACTTGGGGACTATGCGGAAGCCTGTGATTGCCGGGAATTGGAAGATGTACAAGACTCCGAGGGAGTCGCTTGCGTTTCTGCAGGTGTTTTTGCCTTTGATCGAGAACCATACGCGGGATGAGGTTGTTCTGTTTCCGACCATGTCTTCGCTGGGCTATGTGCTGGAGGCTGTGGAGGGATCGAACGTCAGGGCTGGGGCTCAGACGATGCACTGGCTGAATGAGGGGCCTTATACGGGGCAGACCTCGCCGACGATGCTGGCGAGTATTCATTGCACGCATGTGCTGCTGGGACACTCCGAGCGGCGGATCTATGCGAATGAGACCGACGACATGGTGAACTGGAAGCTGAAGGCTGCGATTGCACACTCGCTGACGCCGGTGGTGTGCGTGGGTGAGACGATGGATAAGCGGCAGTCCGGGCTGACAGAGGCGGTGCTGCGGTGGCAGATCTCCTGCGCACTGAATGGGGTGGAGCGGGAGGGGTCGCAGGCGATGATTATTGCTTACGAGCCGATCTGGGCGATCGGGACTGGAAGCACGGCTACTCCGGCGCAGGTGGAAGAGGCGCACAAGATTATCAGGCGGGAGGTTGCGGAGAGGCTGGGTGAGGAGCGTGCGGAGTCTACGCGGATTATTTATGGGGGGTCGGTCAAGCCCGAGAATACGGCGAAATTGATGGCTCAGCCGAATATCGATGGGGCGCTGGTGGGTGGGGCTAGCTTAGATCCAGAGACGTTCTGCCGGATTGTGAAGTACGCGACTGCGTAGTGATGATTGAAATAGAGAAGCCCCGCCTGACGGCGGGGCTTCTCTATGCGCTGGGTATGGAGCCTAGCGGTAATAGCCGCGGTGATGGTAGTGGCGGTGGTGATGATAATGCCTGTGACGGGGGCCGGTGCGAATGATGATCTGGGCATCTGCATGGGGCACGAGGCCTGCCAGCATAACCACCATAGTAAGAGCGAGGAACCAACGTCCGATACGTGCCATTTGTCTTCTCCAGAGAACCTGTAACCGATCTGCTTGCCGGTGATAAGTAGTCGGATGCCTGGGGGATGGCGGTTAGTTGGTTGGGGTGGAAACTTTAGCGGACTACGCCCGCCTGATCCATGGGCCAGTAGACGAAGGCGGCTTTGCCGTAGATGAGATCGCGGGGGACGAGGCCGAAGTCGCGGCTGTCTGAGGAGATGGAACGGTGGTCACCCATGACGAAGTAGGAGGCTGGGGGGATGATGAGTTCGGGCTGGGAGCGGTCGTCGGTGAAGCGGGTGGGGACGTAGGACTCGGGGAGGCGCTGGTCGTTGAGGTAGACGCGACCGTGATCGATGCGGATGTGGTCTCCGGGGACGGCGATGACGCGCTTGATGTAGCTCTTGGTGTGGTCGTGGGGGTAGAGGAAGACGACGACGTCACTGTGGTGGATCTCTCCGACGTGGAAGGCGAGTTTATTGACGAAGAGGCGATCCTGGTCCTCAAGACCGGGGTTCATGCTGGTTCCCTCTACGCGGACCGGTTGGTAGAGGAAGATGATGATGAAGGCGGAGACGCCGACGGAGAGCAGGAGGTCGCGGAGCCAGGCGCGGAGGGAGCCTTTGGCGGGCGTTGGTTCGGAAGGGGCAGCAGGTTGAGGGACAAAGTCGTTCAATTCAGTCATACTCCTGACGCTTGTATCAGATTAGACGCGTCGTTTGGCCTGGAAGGTGTAGTGTAGTGCCACCAAGAGCTATTGCAAGTTGGCGCAATCTGTTTCACGATGAGAGTCGTCCTTTGACACCGTAAGGCAAGATCGTGCATCCAATAAGGATACGGCTAGAATAGGTAAAGACGGCGGTACAAGATGGCAACCCTGACGATGATCGAGCAAGTTGAGCCGGAAAGACCGGAGAAACATTCTGGAATTCGTGATCT is a window of Granulicella tundricola MP5ACTX9 DNA encoding:
- a CDS encoding phosphoglycerate kinase, with amino-acid sequence MAKLSIRDLELGGKRVLIRVDFNVPLSKDGREILDDTRIRETVPTIEYALRRKARVVLCSHLGRPKGKVVPALSLRPVVDRLRELLDHVLGEDENVGFAPDCVGEVATELVNGLEQGQTLLLENLRFHAGEEANDPVFAKKLAALCDVYVNDAFGSAHRAHASTEGITHFVKESAAGLLMESELEHLGKALTEPDKPFVAIIGGAKVSDKIGVIEAMLEKADAVLIGGGMAYTFLRAMGQDTGKSLVEVDKVDVAGETLKKAAAKGVRFLLPVDHVVADRFAADAARGVWKAPAGIPEDKMALDIGPETVELFAAEIAGARTVLWNGPMGVFEFPAFAVGTNAIAEAVAGNDEATTIVGGGDSVSAIHKSGFAGKITHISTGGGASLEFLEGKVLPGVEALTERL
- the gap gene encoding type I glyceraldehyde-3-phosphate dehydrogenase translates to MAVKVGINGFGRIGRNVFRTALGNPEIEFVAVNDLTTPATLAHLLKYDSILGNLKNTISHGADYIEVDGKKIKVFAERDPSKLDWASVGAEIVVESTGFFTDAEKAKAHLGTTVKKVIISAPATNEDLTVVLGVNDDKYDASKHHVISNASCTTNCLAPVVKVLHDTFGIASGIMTTIHSYTNDQVILDTPHKDLRRARAAALSMIPSSTGAAKALKLVVPEMAGKLDGFAIRVPTPNVSVVDLTFVAEKPISVETINAAIKAASEAGPMVGILGFTDEELVSTDFRGDSRSSIFDSKLTKVVGQTGKVISWYDNEWGYSSRVKDLVLFLVEKGL
- a CDS encoding ABC transporter permease, with the translated sequence MTFLHQHASEIARLTFEHLWLTFFAMALAAAVGIPTGILLTRHERLAKPIITIANIIQVIPSLALFGLLLPVPWLGENAARLAILALTGYALLPILRSTYAGIRSVDPALIDVAAAMGMTPTQRLLKVELPLGASVILAGLRTATVTCVGVATIAAAIGAGGLGELIFRGVASVDNGLVLAGAIPAALLALIADSALGLLEKKLTIRHT
- the tpiA gene encoding triose-phosphate isomerase — translated: MRKPVIAGNWKMYKTPRESLAFLQVFLPLIENHTRDEVVLFPTMSSLGYVLEAVEGSNVRAGAQTMHWLNEGPYTGQTSPTMLASIHCTHVLLGHSERRIYANETDDMVNWKLKAAIAHSLTPVVCVGETMDKRQSGLTEAVLRWQISCALNGVEREGSQAMIIAYEPIWAIGTGSTATPAQVEEAHKIIRREVAERLGEERAESTRIIYGGSVKPENTAKLMAQPNIDGALVGGASLDPETFCRIVKYATA
- a CDS encoding four helix bundle protein; this encodes MQDFRQLAVWKRAHLLVLHIYEASEAMPEAERFGLLLNLRRTAISVASKIAEGSGRGSDAKFAIELRRSRAAITELEYLLLLSRDLGHLPETQFQSLTEEIVEVRKMISGLISRLTTAP
- a CDS encoding ATP-binding cassette domain-containing protein, which codes for MPTPAIEFAEVSYAVQSRTLIDKVSLALEQGTTTALLGRSGSGKTTLLRMVNALVTPTAGEIRIAGVPNHLRNLTDLRRTIGYCIQETGLFPHMTVERNAALALEIAGPEPGQTKQTFRNRAAEVLALTGLDPALATRYPWQLSGGQRQRVGLARALAHDPEILLMDEPFGALDPITRAEIQTTLRALLQKLNKTVLLVTHDLDEALYLAHRVIFLEAGEVVADLNSAEVLTSPNAHVQTYVRAVHRGTPA
- a CDS encoding RidA family protein, with translation MNERQNFAGTSEYEDVIGFSRAVRVGRHVMVSGTGPVGCDDADVAGQTDQCLTLIAAALKSAGTSFEHVVRTRMYLTDRNDWEAAGRVHGKFFKLVKPAATMVVVAGLIDPRWKIEIEADALIPGDATDAPGEDE
- the lepB gene encoding signal peptidase I — its product is MNDFVPQPAAPSEPTPAKGSLRAWLRDLLLSVGVSAFIIIFLYQPVRVEGTSMNPGLEDQDRLFVNKLAFHVGEIHHSDVVVFLYPHDHTKSYIKRVIAVPGDHIRIDHGRVYLNDQRLPESYVPTRFTDDRSQPELIIPPASYFVMGDHRSISSDSRDFGLVPRDLIYGKAAFVYWPMDQAGVVR
- a CDS encoding ATP-binding protein, whose translation is MRRRTRRGPNESESTGKSGQELPTGQLAPLRPTYPDPIERKPEAPKPEPVKPVISRTTELPIDLLPVAAKHAQPEPEGPEGFEPSAPPEGFAPADPEAEKKVVVETQPESLATPPPGPEAVSPKAPRGYVVLTIGLPGSGKTTWYKRRGVSPLSSDMLRTILFDDITDQRYQGLVFSTLRSLLRARLIAKMPWNYVDATNLSPHERRQWIKMAKSFGYEVQAVFFDVPLAVCMERNSKRDRQVTDEVMQKMAERLRPPVFKEGFDKITVVRVKGAPEAPSDTPTLPQPTPEEPNPDAAPTPTQEPQPEA